In Actinomycetota bacterium, a genomic segment contains:
- a CDS encoding EVE domain-containing protein, with the protein MRWYIISMLSWPQIFISPICLETTMEIHMDATEKSQRAWIFQSNPKRYPILEAITTKKKDTFSINRYRDEYSIGDRVFIWKSGENAGIYAVGRILSKPFEMKGTEFGDIKVEISYDEVLDNPILKEEILKDERLKGLAIIRQPRGTNFKLEQEEAKILEEIYGARSKLEGTLSSNISEQEHHKIYNYIQGKGLHFPPSLVTDYLLALKTKPFVILTGVSGTGKTKLAQLVADYFTEEDKERVAFVPVRPDWTDNQGLLGFYNLITQRYEPTELLKLLLRAAEDLENPYFLILDEMNLAKVEHYFSDFLSCLESGTPILLHDQPEDLSFSDGKREYLIPPRLQIPENLYITGTVNVDETTYMFSPKVLDRAFTLEFDRVETGAYLGLEEASSEEDFRLKEGFTLLPQEHATRAHASSLSPGFKGLLASLEEMLEPYRLHFGYRVINEISLYLANAGENVSESPTAADTAFDLCLLHKVLPKLHGNRGELEEPLARLLFFCFEMTPPGDPAGSFESFQAGPPLLYESQDEGRSPRFPRTAAKVHRMWSTLRTRGFVSFVE; encoded by the coding sequence ATGAGGTGGTATATCATTTCAATGTTATCTTGGCCACAAATCTTTATCTCTCCTATTTGTTTGGAGACCACGATGGAAATACATATGGATGCTACTGAAAAATCACAGAGGGCTTGGATATTCCAGTCGAACCCCAAGAGATATCCAATACTTGAAGCCATAACAACGAAGAAAAAGGACACATTTTCAATCAACCGATATAGGGACGAATATTCAATTGGTGATCGGGTATTCATATGGAAGTCGGGGGAGAATGCAGGCATATATGCTGTTGGAAGAATACTATCTAAGCCGTTTGAGATGAAAGGTACAGAGTTTGGCGATATCAAAGTAGAGATTAGCTACGACGAGGTTTTGGATAACCCCATCCTAAAGGAAGAAATTCTTAAGGATGAAAGATTAAAAGGCTTGGCAATAATTCGACAACCTCGGGGAACAAATTTCAAGCTGGAGCAAGAGGAGGCAAAGATTCTTGAGGAAATCTACGGGGCGAGAAGCAAACTCGAAGGCACTTTAAGCTCGAACATATCAGAACAAGAGCATCATAAGATCTACAATTATATCCAAGGCAAAGGCCTCCACTTCCCCCCCTCCCTGGTGACCGACTACCTCCTGGCGCTCAAGACCAAGCCCTTCGTCATCCTCACCGGGGTGTCCGGCACCGGCAAGACCAAGCTGGCCCAGCTGGTGGCGGATTACTTCACGGAAGAGGACAAGGAACGCGTGGCCTTCGTGCCGGTGAGGCCGGACTGGACGGACAACCAAGGGCTCCTAGGCTTCTACAACCTCATCACCCAGCGCTACGAGCCCACCGAGCTCTTGAAGCTCCTGCTGCGCGCCGCAGAGGACCTCGAGAACCCCTACTTCCTCATCTTGGACGAGATGAACCTGGCCAAGGTGGAGCACTACTTCTCCGACTTCCTCTCCTGCCTGGAGAGCGGGACCCCCATCCTCCTCCACGACCAGCCGGAGGACCTGTCCTTCTCGGACGGGAAGCGGGAATACCTCATCCCTCCCCGCCTCCAGATACCCGAAAACCTCTACATAACCGGCACCGTCAACGTGGACGAGACCACCTACATGTTCTCCCCCAAGGTGCTGGACCGGGCCTTCACCCTGGAGTTCGACCGCGTGGAGACCGGGGCCTACCTGGGCTTGGAGGAGGCCTCATCCGAGGAGGACTTCCGGCTCAAGGAGGGGTTCACCCTCCTGCCCCAGGAGCATGCCACCAGGGCGCACGCCTCCTCCCTCTCCCCCGGCTTCAAGGGCCTCCTCGCCTCCCTGGAGGAGATGCTCGAGCCCTACCGCCTGCACTTCGGCTACCGGGTGATCAACGAGATCTCCCTCTACCTTGCAAACGCCGGGGAAAACGTGTCGGAGAGCCCCACCGCCGCAGATACCGCCTTCGACCTCTGCCTCCTGCACAAGGTCCTGCCCAAGCTGCACGGCAACCGCGGTGAGCTGGAGGAGCCCCTGGCCCGCCTCCTCTTCTTCTGCTTCGAGATGACCCCTCCGGGTGACCCCGCCGGCTCCTTCGAGAGCTTCCAGGCCGGACCCCCTCTTCTCTACGAGTCCCAGGATGAAGGGAGGTCTCCCCGCTTCCCCCGCACCGCCGCCAAGGTCCATCGCATGTGGTCCACCCTGCGCACGCGGGGCTTTGTGAGCTTCGTGGAGTGA
- a CDS encoding AAA family ATPase, with translation MEKRVDDFKSFMDGEYARNGIERKFPLNMLSTFLAANDERQYCIVRPTSYDRAIKEFGYKDKLAAWKTDGERYAYYCDFALELLEKLREASGKGLSLLDVYNFLFLWDHFHPAFDRVLIAANIERLKAKGEWNGKRFDYRAEKEAEARKLCEDKVGSFSREEGERLFALLDSDLPGGREVHGRFGLSFIGSNRELLLQDMGAFNQWSDYLYGAPEAELQQRVEGFMKMKPLKGAGSTFVSALLYLRDKNRFNIVNGAIIGGLAKVLENKALDKRKLEYYFDANWLLICLREEIGLRPESLDLLLSNIVPVTPARDIYEYVERANLHFPPSLVTDYLLALKTKPFVILTGVSGTGKTKLAQLVADYFTEEDKERVAFVPVRPDWTDNQGLLGFYNLITQRYEPTELLKLLLRAAEDLENPYFLILDEMNLAKVEHYFSDFLSCLESGTPILLHDQPEDLSFSDGKREYLIPPRLQIPENLYITGTVNVDETTYMFSPKVLDRAFTLEFDRVETGAYLGLEEASSEEDFRLKEGFTLLPQEHATRAHASSLSPGFKGLLASLEEMLEPYRLHFGYRVINEISLYLANAGENVSESPTAADTAFDLCLLHKVLPKLHGNRGELEEPLARLLFFCFEMTPPGDPAGSFESFQAGPPLLYESQDEGRSPRFPRTAAKVHRMWSTLRTRGFVSFVE, from the coding sequence TTGGAAAAGAGGGTTGACGATTTCAAGTCCTTTATGGACGGAGAATATGCAAGGAATGGGATAGAAAGGAAATTCCCGCTCAACATGCTCTCCACATTCCTTGCCGCTAATGATGAGAGACAATATTGCATCGTAAGACCTACCTCATACGACCGAGCCATAAAGGAATTCGGGTATAAGGACAAACTCGCCGCCTGGAAAACAGATGGGGAGAGATACGCATATTACTGCGATTTCGCCCTGGAGTTGCTGGAGAAGCTCAGGGAGGCATCCGGGAAGGGCCTGAGCCTTCTGGATGTCTATAACTTCCTCTTCTTGTGGGACCATTTCCACCCCGCTTTCGACCGGGTTCTGATAGCCGCGAACATCGAGAGGCTGAAGGCAAAGGGTGAGTGGAACGGGAAGAGGTTCGACTATCGTGCCGAGAAGGAGGCGGAAGCAAGAAAGCTGTGCGAGGACAAGGTCGGTAGCTTCTCTCGGGAGGAGGGGGAGAGGCTCTTCGCCCTGCTTGACTCAGATCTTCCTGGGGGAAGGGAAGTCCACGGACGCTTCGGCCTGTCCTTCATCGGCTCTAACCGGGAGCTTCTGCTCCAAGACATGGGAGCCTTTAACCAGTGGTCTGATTACCTATATGGCGCGCCCGAGGCGGAGCTACAACAACGCGTCGAAGGGTTTATGAAAATGAAGCCGTTGAAGGGCGCCGGCAGCACGTTCGTCTCCGCGCTCCTCTACCTTCGGGATAAGAACCGTTTCAACATCGTGAACGGTGCGATAATCGGCGGTTTGGCGAAGGTTCTCGAGAACAAGGCCTTGGACAAGAGAAAACTGGAATACTACTTCGATGCCAACTGGTTGCTCATCTGCCTCAGAGAGGAAATCGGTCTCCGCCCTGAATCCCTCGACCTGCTCCTCTCAAACATCGTGCCCGTAACCCCGGCCCGCGACATCTACGAGTATGTCGAACGGGCCAACCTCCACTTCCCCCCCTCCCTGGTGACCGACTACCTCCTGGCGCTCAAGACCAAGCCCTTCGTCATCCTCACCGGGGTGTCCGGCACCGGCAAGACCAAGCTGGCCCAGCTGGTGGCGGATTACTTCACGGAAGAGGACAAGGAACGCGTGGCCTTCGTGCCGGTGAGGCCGGACTGGACGGACAACCAAGGGCTCCTAGGCTTCTACAACCTCATCACCCAGCGCTACGAGCCCACCGAGCTCTTGAAGCTCCTGCTGCGCGCCGCAGAGGACCTCGAGAACCCCTACTTCCTCATCTTGGACGAGATGAACCTGGCCAAGGTGGAGCACTACTTCTCCGACTTCCTCTCCTGCCTGGAGAGCGGGACCCCCATCCTCCTCCACGACCAGCCGGAGGACCTGTCCTTCTCGGACGGGAAGCGGGAATACCTCATCCCTCCCCGCCTCCAGATACCCGAAAACCTCTACATAACCGGCACCGTCAACGTGGACGAGACCACCTACATGTTCTCCCCCAAGGTGCTGGACCGGGCCTTCACCCTGGAGTTCGACCGCGTGGAGACCGGGGCCTACCTGGGCTTGGAGGAGGCCTCATCCGAGGAGGACTTCCGGCTCAAGGAGGGGTTCACCCTCCTGCCCCAGGAGCATGCCACCAGGGCGCACGCCTCCTCCCTCTCCCCCGGCTTCAAGGGCCTCCTCGCCTCCCTGGAGGAGATGCTCGAGCCCTACCGCCTGCACTTCGGCTACCGGGTGATCAACGAGATCTCCCTCTACCTTGCAAACGCCGGGGAAAACGTGTCGGAGAGCCCCACCGCCGCAGATACCGCCTTCGACCTCTGCCTCCTGCACAAGGTCCTGCCCAAGCTGCACGGCAACCGCGGTGAGCTGGAGGAGCCCCTGGCCCGCCTCCTCTTCTTCTGCTTCGAGATGACCCCTCCGGGTGACCCCGCCGGCTCCTTCGAGAGCTTCCAGGCCGGACCCCCTCTTCTCTACGAGTCCCAGGATGAAGGGAGGTCTCCCCGCTTCCCCCGCACCGCCGCCAAGGTCCATCGCATGTGGTCCACCCTGCGCACGCGGGGCTTCGTGAGCTTCGTGGAGTGA
- a CDS encoding DUF2357 domain-containing protein yields the protein MKITKKGSGQELDLHEHSALGPCFLLTENCPYLAETKEGELSHPAATPLRPGLYELVFKNFVGWAKLGDTLLKIRTPKLSDDGFDAMVNQITEVCASLPFAFNTPSFLPFERISPGGEEVLYHAFMYLRYMIKDSEPSLEAVLNRIIANPHRVIVREAVRQELHRARRVRPASINRLASCPRDLINTRQAPHLSDCEISRRLEDISGERYFPTYIQGIKKDASIDNPENRFVKHFLEQCLLIAELFRRCFRDKAQEGGYFDHGLLEDAHLMVNNLKGLLTRGFFADVGEMAYLPYNSQVLQKGPGYRELFSFFNRMNMGSAYPIGSADLRKIIENKDVALLYEYWTYFKCVDVLSEVVGKPKRAIVKGGREKEKEKTLPYDLGVDFGGGISLFYNKTYHGNRRGSYSLAYRPDIALEMPDGIYIFDAKFKKERVIFEQFEGEEVAETKEEEFDQGFKYGDINKMHCYRDAIQGVKAAFILYPGDLFRFFHVDKGKMTAPQQADDLNGVGAIPLRPSMKGSDTKDLKSVLELCCLGDKR from the coding sequence ATGAAAATAACGAAGAAGGGCAGCGGCCAGGAACTGGATCTTCATGAACACTCTGCCCTGGGGCCCTGTTTTCTGCTGACCGAGAACTGCCCTTACCTAGCGGAGACAAAAGAAGGCGAGCTCAGCCATCCGGCGGCCACCCCCTTGAGGCCAGGCCTTTATGAGCTGGTTTTCAAGAACTTCGTGGGATGGGCAAAGCTGGGAGACACGCTTCTTAAGATCAGGACCCCGAAGCTCTCCGACGACGGGTTTGACGCCATGGTCAACCAGATAACCGAGGTATGCGCCTCACTCCCGTTCGCCTTCAACACGCCGTCTTTCCTCCCCTTCGAGCGCATTTCCCCGGGTGGGGAAGAGGTGCTCTACCATGCCTTCATGTATCTGCGATATATGATCAAGGATTCCGAGCCTTCCCTGGAGGCGGTGCTGAACCGCATCATCGCAAACCCCCACCGGGTCATCGTCCGGGAGGCAGTAAGGCAGGAGCTGCACCGAGCGAGGCGCGTGAGGCCTGCTTCCATAAACCGCTTGGCCAGTTGCCCGCGCGACCTGATAAACACACGGCAAGCGCCACACCTTTCCGATTGCGAGATATCTCGAAGGTTGGAGGACATCTCGGGAGAGAGATATTTCCCCACATATATCCAAGGCATCAAGAAGGACGCGAGCATCGACAACCCCGAGAACCGCTTCGTCAAGCATTTCCTGGAACAATGCCTCCTCATCGCCGAGCTCTTCCGCCGCTGTTTCCGGGACAAGGCTCAAGAGGGCGGATATTTCGATCACGGGTTGTTGGAGGATGCCCATCTTATGGTCAATAACCTTAAAGGGCTTCTGACCAGAGGCTTTTTCGCCGATGTAGGCGAGATGGCGTACCTGCCATATAACTCCCAGGTGCTGCAGAAAGGGCCGGGTTACCGCGAGCTCTTCTCCTTCTTCAACCGCATGAACATGGGAAGCGCTTATCCTATCGGCAGCGCGGACCTCAGAAAGATCATCGAGAACAAGGACGTGGCGCTGCTCTACGAGTACTGGACCTATTTCAAGTGTGTGGACGTTCTGAGCGAGGTGGTCGGCAAGCCCAAGAGAGCCATTGTAAAAGGCGGAAGGGAGAAGGAGAAGGAGAAGACACTCCCCTATGACCTGGGCGTAGATTTCGGAGGAGGGATCAGCCTCTTCTATAACAAGACCTATCACGGCAACCGAAGGGGGTCATATTCGTTAGCGTACCGACCGGACATAGCTCTTGAGATGCCCGACGGCATCTACATCTTCGACGCCAAGTTCAAGAAGGAAAGGGTTATCTTCGAGCAGTTCGAGGGCGAAGAGGTGGCTGAGACAAAGGAGGAGGAGTTCGACCAGGGGTTCAAGTATGGCGATATCAACAAGATGCACTGCTACCGTGACGCCATCCAAGGGGTCAAGGCCGCTTTCATCTTGTACCCAGGCGACCTCTTCCGGTTCTTCCATGTCGATAAAGGGAAGATGACCGCACCCCAGCAGGCGGATGATCTCAACGGCGTAGGGGCGATCCCACTGAGACCATCCATGAAAGGCTCAGACACAAAGGATTTGAAGTCTGTGCTTGAGCTGTGTTGCCTGGGGGACAAGCGATGA